The Thermoanaerobacterales bacterium genome includes the window CTCATCGAACACACCGCTCTCCCTGGCCGCTTCGATGGTATGGACAATTAATGGTTTTCCGGCCAGCAGCCTGAGGTTCTTCCCCGGCAGGCCTTTCGATCCGGCACGCGCCGGGATCAGGCCCAGCAGCGATAAACCACGGTACATTGCTACACCCCGTCTATTGACTCAAATACCCGCAATGTCTGCTGGTACTCGTCCCACTGGCCGATGTCGAACCAGCGGCCATGGTGGGGATAGACACCAGTTTTCAAACCCCGGGCCTGCACCGCCGCGATCAGGTCGGGCATGTCCAGCCGCGTGTCCGGGGGCACCAGTTCCAGGACCGATGGTTCCAAGACGTAAAGGCCGGTGTTCACGAGGAAATGAAAGTTCGGCTTCTCCTCAATGCGGAAGGACCCGTTCTCAGGTCTCAGCACACCGTAGGGCACAACGAATTCTTTAAGCGCCCCCACGACGGTCAAGGCGTGGGCGTGTTCCCGATGGTAGTCCAGTAGGTGCGTCGCATCTAACTCCACGATGATGTCACAATTAGTCATAATGAAGCTGTTACTGACCGAATCACGCAGCATACTCAGGGCGCCGGCAGTACCGAGGGGCTCCTTCTCTTCAACGAAGTCCACCCCGTAGGGACGTCCGGCGCCATTGGCAAAGTACATCCGTACGATTTCCGCCTTATAGCCGAGAGAGAGAATAAACCGGCCGAACCCCTGGGCATGGAAGCGGTCGATGATTACCTCCACCATAGGCTTGTCGCGGAGGGGGATCATCGGCTTGGGGAGTATCCTGGTGAAGGGATCCAGGCGCGTGCCCTGCCCGCCTGCCATAATGACAACGGCCTCCGGGCGTGCCTCGACCCGCGGCCGGAAGAGGTCCTGCCAGACCACCAGATCCATTACTCGGCCAGTCTGATCCACGATCGGCACGTGCCGGATACTATGGCGGACCATCAACCGCCTGGCGGCGTCAAGGGGTGTTCCCACAGGCAGCGTTATCGGACGGGGGTTCATCACGCTGGCAACGGGGGACCTTAAGTCCACGCCTTGGAGCAGAGCCCGGCGGACGTCCCCGTCGGTCAGGGTACCAACCAACCGCCCGGTGCTATCGATAGCAAGCAGGATCTGGAACGCCGCCTCGTCCATCTGCTGCAGCGCTTGAGCTAGGGCCATGTGCGGAGAAACCTGCGTTTTTTCCCAAGTAGCCGGCATCAGACCATCTCCCAGGTCAAAACGGTATCCGCAGGGATATCCACTCGTGCCCGCCGGCCGATCACTATGTCCCACATCGCCGGAGGGATACCCGTTCCGGGGCGCTTCAAGGTGAGGTTATCAGCCGTGATGAGTTCTCCAGCCACTATATGGCGCGCTGCAACCAAGCTGCGCCGGGCAGCACGTATCGTATCGCGCTCAGCCGGTGTAGCTCGTTTGAAACCGTCCCCCAATGCCGCTTCAACGTGACGGATCGCCCGGACCATCGCCGTCAACTCGCCCGGCTCCAGGGACGCCTTGTGGTCCGGTCCTTCAAGGTTGCGGTCCAGTGTAAAATGCTTCTCCACGACCCGCGCCCCCAGGGCCGCAGCGGCCACCGCCACCTCAAACCCGGGCGTATGGTCGGAATAGCCCACCGGCACTCCGAAGGCCCGTTCCAGCGTCACCATCGCCCGCAGGTTAACATCCTCGTACGGCGTAGGATAACTTGACGTACAGTGAAGTAGGGTTACATCTTGGGCCCCGGCCTCACGGACCACTACTAGAGCCTGTTCCACTTCGCCCAGAGTCGCCATGCCGGTCGAAACAATAACCGGCTTCCCTTTTCCGGCGATATACTCAAGCAGTGGATAATTAGTCAGTTCTCCCGAACCAACCTTAAAAAGAGGAACCCCCAAGTCATACAACAGGTCTACACTTTGATAATCGAACGGAGTCGATAAAAACATAATCCCCGCTCGGTCACAGTACTCTTTCAACTCCCGGAAGGCTTCCCCAGACAGCGCCAGGCGCCGGATCATCTCAAGCTGGGACTCGTCCCGATCCGGCATGTTGGCCTGCTGGTAAGCCGCCCGGGCCGCCCCCGCCGCAACCAACTGCTCGGGAGCGAAGGTCTGAAACTTTACCGCATCCGCCCCGGCCTCCCGAGCCGTGTCAACCAGTCGCCGCGCAAGTTCGGGGTCGCCGTTATGGTTCACGCCACCCTCAGCGATGATGAATACCCGATCTTTACCGACCAAAGCTCTCCACCTCTTCCGGAGACGGGAAGTCAAGCTTCTTCTCCAGCAACCGGCGGTCTAAAGGTATCTCCTCCAGCACTTTGATGACCCGTCCACTCACGTTGCCGTCACCGTAAGGATCGTAAGGGTTCACTACATTATCCAGCCGCCGCCGGAACTCCTCGTCGTAGAGGGCCCGGCGGATGCCAGCTATAATCTCCTCAACTGTACACGAAACGTCGATCACGCTGTCGGCCCTAATGCGACCCTTCTGGCG containing:
- a CDS encoding nucleotidyltransferase family protein codes for the protein MPATWEKTQVSPHMALAQALQQMDEAAFQILLAIDSTGRLVGTLTDGDVRRALLQGVDLRSPVASVMNPRPITLPVGTPLDAARRLMVRHSIRHVPIVDQTGRVMDLVVWQDLFRPRVEARPEAVVIMAGGQGTRLDPFTRILPKPMIPLRDKPMVEVIIDRFHAQGFGRFILSLGYKAEIVRMYFANGAGRPYGVDFVEEKEPLGTAGALSMLRDSVSNSFIMTNCDIIVELDATHLLDYHREHAHALTVVGALKEFVVPYGVLRPENGSFRIEEKPNFHFLVNTGLYVLEPSVLELVPPDTRLDMPDLIAAVQARGLKTGVYPHHGRWFDIGQWDEYQQTLRVFESIDGV
- the neuB gene encoding N-acetylneuraminate synthase translates to MVGKDRVFIIAEGGVNHNGDPELARRLVDTAREAGADAVKFQTFAPEQLVAAGAARAAYQQANMPDRDESQLEMIRRLALSGEAFRELKEYCDRAGIMFLSTPFDYQSVDLLYDLGVPLFKVGSGELTNYPLLEYIAGKGKPVIVSTGMATLGEVEQALVVVREAGAQDVTLLHCTSSYPTPYEDVNLRAMVTLERAFGVPVGYSDHTPGFEVAVAAAALGARVVEKHFTLDRNLEGPDHKASLEPGELTAMVRAIRHVEAALGDGFKRATPAERDTIRAARRSLVAARHIVAGELITADNLTLKRPGTGIPPAMWDIVIGRRARVDIPADTVLTWEMV